In the genome of Abyssalbus ytuae, the window ACGCTATCATTCGTACCGGAACAAGCTTACTTACATACGAGAGTCCTACCGGAGATATACACAACTCCCCCATAGTATGAAATAAGTATACCAGAATAAGCCATACCATACTTACAGAAGCCGTTTTTGCTCCGGGTTCTATACCTCCTGCACCAAAAGCAACACATGCCATGCCTAAAGCAAGTAAAAACATCCCTATACCAAATTTCACATTCGCATTAGGGTTATATTTACTTTCCCACCATTTAGAAAACATGGGGGCCAGAGTAATTATAAACAGGGAGTTAAGTGTATTAAACCAAGAAGCAGGAACTTCTAAAGAAGTCTCCTGGTACTGATCGTATAACATCCATATCCCTACAGCCCAAACAATAACGAAACTACATGATAAAATAACATTTGATAAAGCATAATTTTTAAATGTTTGCCTGAACAAACGGTATAACACCCAAGTAATTATTGCCAATGGCACAATTGTAAGCAAGGCATTCACAATCCTGAAAATATTACCGGCATTCCCTTCAAGTACCCTGTCTGTATAATCACGGGCAAAAATAGTGAGTGTACCGGGAGCTTGTTCAAAAATAGCCCAGAAGAAAATTGTAAGAAAAGCAAAGAAGGAAACAGCTATAAGTTTTTCTCTTGTAATTTCTGCATATTGGGTTAACCTGAAAATCAGCAAAAACAAGAATATTAACAAGGCTAAAAGTATAATAAAATTATTTCCTTCCAGTCCAAAAACATGAAAATCAAAAATGTTTATTTTACCTCCAGATATTTTTGAAGCCGGATCATTTAATATCCATAACAAACCTAAAACAACACTTACAATTATTAAGCCTGTTTGCCAAATTGTAAACGGATTTCTTTTATCTCCGTCAGCGTGCTGTACCTGTTCTTTATTTTCTTTTTTCGGCTTAAGGCCAATGTCCCCAAAAATATTCTGCGCAAACCAAAACTGAAGTAATCCAAAAAACATAAAAACTCCCGCAAGCCCAAAGCCCCAGCTCCAGCCTACTTTTTCCCCCAGATAACCGCATAAAAGAATACCAAAAAATGCACCCGCATTTACTCCCATGTAAAAAATTGTGTAGGCACCATCTTTCTTTTCGGGCCTGTCTCTATACATTTCAGAAATAATCGATGTCATATTGGGTTTAAAAAACCCATTCCCAAATACCAGCAATGTTAAACCAAGATAAATAAAGAAAGGTGTTTCAAGAGCCATAGAGCCATGACCGAGCGTCATTAATAATGCTCCTACCACCACTGCCCATCTATAACCAATAATTTTATCGGCAAAATAACCTCCCAACATCGTAGAGAGATAAACCAGACCTACGTAAGAACCAAAAATAGCCATGGCATGTTCCCGGGGCCATTCCCAGCCACCGTCAATTAAAGAAGCTGTAAAAAACATAACCAGTAAGGCTCGCATTCCGTAAAAAGAAAAGCGCTCCCACATTTCAGTAAAAAATAAAACAAACAATCCGGCCGGGTGACCTAAAACTTTAGATTTAAAAAATTGGTCTGTTGAATTTGTATTCATAGTATATTATTTTAAATTTTTCATTCTATTTTATACCATGCATCAGCTTTTTCAAAAATGGTGATGCTACTAATAAAATACCTCCAAAAATCATCCCCATTATAAATAATATATAAAACAACTCATTATATCCTGCAAGTGCTTCAGCAGCATCGGTTACTTCTCCTGCATGAGTGTCTACACTGGCTATATTTGCAAGTAACGCAGCTATGTATTCTGATCCGGCCGTAGCCAAAAACCATACCCCCATCATAAAACCAACTATTTTCCCGGGAGAAAGTTTGGTGACAGAAGATAAACCTACCGGTGACAGGCAGAGCTCGCCCCATGTATGTAAAAGATAAGCTAAAACTAACCAAATCATGGCCACTTTACCACCTTCTGCCAAATTTCCACCTAAAACCAAAACTCCAAACCCAAAACCTGCCAAAAGTATTCCTATACTAAATTTTATTGCTGCATTTGGATTTGCATTCCTTTTGTCCAATTTAATCCATAACCAGGCAAATACCGGTGCAAACAAAATAATAAACAAGGCATTTAAAGACAAAAACCAGGGAGCAGGGATAGTAAATGAAGAAGACCATTCCCTGTCTATTGCTCTGTCAGCAAATAAATTCATCGACGTGTAAGCCTGTTCAAAAAGAGCCCAGAAAACCACAGAAAATAAGATTAAGATAGTAAGTACAATTAATCTGTCCCTTTCAACTTTATCATCAGATTTTATCATATACCAAATAATACCTAGTAGTGAAGCAGCACCGGCTACCATAAGGAGCAATTCTACCACACTATGTCTTTGCACCATTTGCCAGCTTAATACTACAGCTACCAAGCCTCCCAGATAAATTGCATTTTCCTTGTTTAAAAAACCCAGTACTTTTTCTTTTAATATTGCAGGATTGCCCGGCTCGGCTTTACCCATCAAAAACTTCTGGCCCCAGATAAAGGTTATCAATCCTAAAGTCATACCCACGCCTGCTGCTCCAAAACCATAGTTCCAGCCATAATGCTCTCCTAACCAACCGCAAATAAGAGTTGCTAAAAAGGAACCCAAATTTATTCCCATATAAAATATTGTAAATCCGGAATCTCTCCTTTTATCTTCTTTAGTATATAACTCCCCTACTATTGATGAAATATTAGCTTTTAAAAATCCCACCCCTACTATAATTAATGCCAGGGAAAAATAAAATATTTGAAGAGCTGCATTATCCCTGGTAATACTTCCATCTGCATTCAAAGTGGCTGCATTACCTTCAAAAGCCATTCCCAAGTGACCCAAAACCAGTAATATTCCTCCAAAAATTACTGCTTTCCTAAATCCTAAATATTTATCTGCAAGAAATCCTCCTATAACCGGTAATGCATAAACAAGTGCGGCATAACTACCTACCAAAAGGTTTCCGTTATCATCAGAAAACAAATGATATTTGGTTAAATAGAATAACAAGAGTGCTTTCATACCGTAGAATGAGAAACGTTCCCACATTTCAGTTCCGAAAAGTACAAATAACCCGGCCGGGTGCCCTAATATTTCCTTTTGTTTAGTAATTTCTGCCATAACACTATGTCTATCCTTTAATTTCTACTTGTTTTAATTCTTCCTTTTCAATTTTGTCTCCCAGGTGTTCATCAATAAAACCGGTCATTTTGGTATAAAGCTGTATACGTGTTTTTCCTCCGTAAATACCATGGTTTTTATCGGGGTAAACTGCCCAGTCAAACTGCTTATTGGCCTGTATAAGAGCCTCTACCATTCTCATGGTATTTTGTACATGCACGTTGTCATCTCCAGTTCCATGTATAATTAAATAATCTCCTTTAAGATTATCAACATAATTTAAAGGTGAATTATCATCATAGCCACCCGGGTTTTCCTGGGGGGTTTGCATATATCTTTCGGTATAAATCGTATCATAAAACCTCCAGCTGGTTACCGGAGCTACAGCTATTGCCATAGAAAAAATATCATTGCCCTTTAAAATACAATTACTGCTCATGTAACCTCCGTAACTCCATCCCCATATGCCTATTCTCTCTTCATCTATATAAGGCTGCTCTCCTAATTTTTTAGCAGCAGCAATCTGATCTTCTACTTCGTACTTACCCAATTCTTTATAAGTAACTTTTTTAAAATCAGCTCCTTTATAGCCGGTACCCCTGCCATCTACACAAGCAATAATATACCCTTTTTGGGCCAGCATCTGATACCAGTAATCGTTGGCTCCCATCCATCGGTTTGCCACTTGCTGTGATCCCGGACCGGAATATTGGAACATAAACAAAGGGTATTTTTTAGAAGGATCAAAGTTGGCCGGTTTAATCATCCACATATTTAAATCATTTCCGTTGATATTTATTGTGGAAAATTCTTTGGGAGATATTTGATAATGCTTTAATTGTGATAAAAGCTTATTATTATTTACTATTTCTTTCACTTCCTCCCCGGTAGTGGCCGTATGCAGGGAATACCGATACGGGGTTTGGGCATTTGAGAAAGTATTTATATAATAGCTGAAATCTTCACTAAAGATAGCCTCATGAGTGCCCTCCCGGTCAGATAGTTTATTTTTATCTTTTCCGTTTAGCTTAACAGAATAAATATCTTTATTGATTGAGCCATTTTCAACAGATTGATAAAAAATTCGTCCGGTTTTTTTATCATAGCCGTAGTAATCTGTTACTTCCCACTTTCCTTTGGTAACCTGATTAAGGAGTTTCCCGGATTTGGAATAATGGTAAATATGATTATATCCATCTTTTTCACTTGTCCAGATAAAGCTGTTATCGTCTAAAAAAGTTAGGTTATCGGTAATATCTATATAAGCCTTATCAGTTTCATGAAGTATTAATTTGGTTTGACTGTTTTTTACATCATGAAAATACAGTTTTAAATCGTTTTGATGACGGTTCATAACCTGGGCACATAAAACATCTTCATCGGCTGTCCATTTTATTCTGGGAATATAATATGCATCATCTAATTCAACCGGTATGGTTTTACCGGATGCCAGTTCATAAGTATGAAGGGACACCACTGCATTATTTTCTCCAGCTTTCGGGTATTTAAACACATACTGCATAGGATAAAGTGATTCGCCGTAAATATCCATAGAAAACTCCGGCACTTTTGTTTCATCAAACCTTATAAATGCCAGATGAGTTCCGGACTTATTCCATTCAAAAGCTCTTACAAACGAGAATTCTTCTTCATAAACCCAATCGGTCACCCCATTTATTATTTTGTTTTTTTCACCATCGGTAGTTACCTGTATAGTGGCTCCGTCTATAATATCTTTTATGTAAATATTATTTTCAAAAACATAAGCTATTTTAGATCCGTCAGGAGAAAAGGTTGGTTCCTGTATTAATTTATCAGCAACCAATACCAGGTTTTTTGTGGATATATCGTATACATAATATTTCCCTAAAGATGAATGCCGGTATACCTGCTCCATCTCAGCAGTTAGCATAAGCCTGGCTTCATCCGGGCTAAATTCATACGAAATGAAATATTTCATTTCATCCAAATCGGTCGATGAAACGACGGTTTCAACTTTTTCGAGTGTACTATAATCGTATTTGTCTACACTGGTAATTCTCGTATTTCTGTCAAAATTTAACACCGAATATTGTTTACCGTTTTTCATGGAGTGCAAGGCGTCCATTCCTTCGGTCCTGAAGGCTCCCCCCCATATTTCTTCTAATGTAAAATTTTGATTTTGAGCAGATAACAGAAAAAATGATCCTATAAAAAGGATGCAAGAAAATAAAAACTTATTCATCAAATGTTATAAATTGATTAACAAACCGTCAAGTTTACTAATAATTTCACAAAAATGTAATTTTTTTTTGTTAAACCCTAATCCACAGAAACAATTATTCACAAAAACAAAGCCAAAACACAATAGCCGGGGTTAATTAGTATATTTGCCGTGTAAAAAGTATGTACTTCACCACAGATAATACTACATACATTCAGCTAATAAAAAACACGAATGAAAAAACCCGTAGAAGGATTTTCCAAACTTACCAAAGAACAAAAAATTGAGTGGCTTGCAGAAAATTATTTTAAAAACAGCGAAGAGGGTATAAAGATTTTAAAACAATACTGGAATAATGATACAGGCTTGCAAAAACTACATGATGAATTTATAGAAAACACCATTTCTAATTTTTATTTACCCTTTGGAGTTGCCCCCAATTTTTTAATAAATAATGATTTGTATGCCATACCCATGGCCATTGAAGAAAGCTCGGTGGTAGCCGCAGCCAGTAAATCTGCTAAATACTGGGCAGGAAGAGGCGGGTTTAAAGCCAAAGTTATATCCACCGAAAAAATAGGCCAGGTGCATTTTACGTATACGGGAAACAAAGAAAAATTAGAACGGTTTTTTATTTACGTAAAACCTATATTAATAGATGATTCTTCTTCCATAACAAGAAACATGAATAAACGCGGGGGAGGGATTTTGAATATAGAACTTAAAGATAAAACAAACGATCTTGATAATTACTTCCAGCTACATTGTACGTTTGAAACACTAGATGCAATGGGAGCCAATTTCATTAATTCGTGTTTAGAACAATTTGCAAAAACTTTCCGGCGGGAGGCTAACAATTATAATGACTTTACTTCGGAAGAAAAAGATATTCATGTTGTTATGAGCATACTGTCCAACTATGTGCCTGACTGCCTGGTACGGGCAGAAGTTTCATGTAAAGTAGAAGAGCTTAATGAGGACAAAAATATATCGCCGACAGAATTTGCCGAGAAATTTGTACAGGCCATCAATATTGCCAATGCTGAACCATACAGGGCAGTAACGCACAATAAAGGCATTATGAATGGTGTTGATGCAGTTGTACTTGCCACCGGCAACGATTTCCGGGCTGTAGAAGCCGGGGTTCATGCATATGCGGCTAAAACCGGTAAATATACCAGCCTCACTCATGCCGAAATAAAAGACGGAATCTTCAGGTTCCGGATACAACTGCCCCTTGCTTTGGGCACGGTAGGAGGCATTACCTCGTTACATCCCCTGGTAAAACTCGCACTGGAAATGCTAAACAACCCATCTGCAAAAGAATTAATGATGATTACCGCAGTAGCAGGACTGGCCCAAAACTTTGCTGCAATCCGGTCACTAATAACCGTAGGGATACAAAAAGGACATATGAAAATGCACCTTTTAAATATACTTAATCAACTTGGCGCTACTGAACAGGAAAAAGAATATTTTGTGAAATATTTTAAAGATAAAACTGTTTCCCACAGCGAAGTAGTGAATGAGTTTAACCGAATAAGGGCCTAAAACATATGCCAAACAGATATTACAGTAATGGAAAATTGCTTATAACGGGGGAATATACCGTTTTAGACGGCGCCTTAAGTTTTGCCCTTCCTACTAAATACGGACAGTTCTTAACTGTTTCCGAAATCGCTGAGCCGGTAATTTTATGGAAAAGCCTTGATGAAAAGAATCGGACCTGGTTTGAAGCCACTTTTAATTTAAATGATATCTTTCATCTTAAAGAGGAAGAAAAGTACTTTTCAGAAGGGATTTTAAAAGATAACATTAAACTACACTCTACCCTTTATAACATCCTTACAGAAGCAAGAAAGTTAAATCCTGACTTCCTAAATGCTACCTCAGGATATAAAGTAGAAACAAAGCTTACCTTCCCAAAGTACTGGGGCCTGGGTTCCTCGTCAACCTTAATAAACAATATTGCTCAATGGGCCAAAGTTGATGCTTTTAAATTACTGTGGAACTCATTTTCAGGCAGTGGTTATGACATTGCCTGTGCCCAAAACAATTTCCCTGTAACTTACAGGTTAAAAGACAGGATTCCTGAAGTGAATAAAGTTACTTTTAATCCCCCTTTTAAAGAAAATTTATTTTTTGTTTATCTGAATAAAAAACAGGATAGCAGAGAAGGAATAGCTTCCTACAAAAGTGTTGTAAAACAAAAACAAAAACTAATAGAAGAAGTGTCCAATATTACTGCCGAATTAATTAAATGCCAATCTCTACAAAACTTTGAAACCCTTATAAACCTGCACGAGACATTAATAGCAGATTTCCTGGAAACCCCCAAAGTAAAAGATAAATTTTTCCCGGATTATTTTGGCTCTGTAAAAAGCCTGGGCGCATGGGGAGGCGATTTTATTTTAGCCACCGGCAACCAAACCACCCCTGCTTATTTTAAAGAAAAAGGGTATGAAGTGGTAATAAGTTACGATAATATGATTTTGTCTTAACAAAATCTTACAGGAGATTGTTATTTTTCTTTTCCTTTTTCCTCTATAGAATTAATAAACCCCAACAAGTCATTTAATTGTCTTTTAATATCATCATAGCCCATTTTTTCTCCAACACTCATAAAATCCATTAAACTTTCTTTCATTCTTGTATTAACAGTATCTTTTAAGTCTTTTAACACACGCTCCATTTCTTTGGTGGGTTTGTTCATTGCTTCGATTTCTGTTATTGCCTTTAAGATAGCATCTAATAACATTGGCTGTTTTTTGTTTAATTAATAATTCATAAAATTATTTAATTCTTTTTTAAATCAGATACTTTATTATTTTTATTTGAATCGGGAAATTGTTTCAATTGTTTAGTGTCACTTTCTACTCTTAAAGGAAGATTACTGAAAAACAGATAATTACATCTCCCCCTGAAAAAGTGTGAAGTAAACGTTCATTGTTTAATCCGGACGATAGTTATAGGACATTAAAACAATGAGGCTCTTTATTGAATTGTTGAGCTGAAAACTTTTATTGACAACGTTCTTGAAACCTAGGAAGCATGAAAACTTTTGTCGGTACTTTTCCTGAATTCCGGGAAAGCCGAAACATATGTGCACCAGCGTTCCCGGGCTTCAGGATGGTCAAAACATGTGTGCGCCGGCCTTCCCGGGTTCCAGGATAGCCGAAACATGTGTGCGCCAACGTTCCTGGGCTTCAGGATAGTCGAAACATGTGCGCACCAGTCATTACGGGGTTTATGCCCGCACGACAGAACCGTTTTGGCAGGCCAGCCCGAGAGGATCGTTCTGGCAGGCCAGCCCGACAGAGTCGTTCTGGCAGGGAAGACTGAAACATTCATGCAACAAATCTTTCCCGGTTTAGGTATAAGAAACAGATTATTTTATCTGATATGAGTTTATTTTAAACAAAAAAGACCTTTTGAAAAGGTCTTTTTTCTTCTATATGGATGATTTTTAATAAAAATCAGCTCTATTGTCTTCTATATCGGCTGCTTCTTTTAATGCATTATAAGCAGCATAATTAGATCGGTTCCGGTTCAGGGTTTTTTGTGTATTCACATAAGAAATATAGTTATCCAAAGCCTTGGCTTCTTCTTTTCGGGTAACTTCTACTTTATACACTCCGTTTTCACCTTTTATTAAACCTGATACCTCTCCCTGTGCCAGGGTAAATGCGGTACCTACTACTTTAGGCTCCCTGCCTGCTCCTGTAATGGTTGGAGATTTCATATTTAATCCGGTTGCTGCCCTCACAGAGGTTTTGTTGGATGTAGCAAGCTCATCCAGTGATTTACCGGAGTTATCCTTGATAATTAAATCTGCTTTTTTCTCTTTTCTCAGGATAGGCAATACCCTTGCCCTTGCAGAATTAACCGTGGCAACACCTTTTTTGGCTTTTCTTGTTAATTGTGCAACTATATATCCGT includes:
- a CDS encoding peptide MFS transporter, producing MNTNSTDQFFKSKVLGHPAGLFVLFFTEMWERFSFYGMRALLVMFFTASLIDGGWEWPREHAMAIFGSYVGLVYLSTMLGGYFADKIIGYRWAVVVGALLMTLGHGSMALETPFFIYLGLTLLVFGNGFFKPNMTSIISEMYRDRPEKKDGAYTIFYMGVNAGAFFGILLCGYLGEKVGWSWGFGLAGVFMFFGLLQFWFAQNIFGDIGLKPKKENKEQVQHADGDKRNPFTIWQTGLIIVSVVLGLLWILNDPASKISGGKINIFDFHVFGLEGNNFIILLALLIFLFLLIFRLTQYAEITREKLIAVSFFAFLTIFFWAIFEQAPGTLTIFARDYTDRVLEGNAGNIFRIVNALLTIVPLAIITWVLYRLFRQTFKNYALSNVILSCSFVIVWAVGIWMLYDQYQETSLEVPASWFNTLNSLFIITLAPMFSKWWESKYNPNANVKFGIGMFLLALGMACVAFGAGGIEPGAKTASVSMVWLILVYLFHTMGELCISPVGLSYVSKLVPVRMIAFMFGVWYLAVAIGMKGAAKFGENIDKIANENGISYFFWMLTIVSLVMAFVAVAFRPIIKNLMHGVK
- a CDS encoding GYDIA family GHMP kinase → MPNRYYSNGKLLITGEYTVLDGALSFALPTKYGQFLTVSEIAEPVILWKSLDEKNRTWFEATFNLNDIFHLKEEEKYFSEGILKDNIKLHSTLYNILTEARKLNPDFLNATSGYKVETKLTFPKYWGLGSSSTLINNIAQWAKVDAFKLLWNSFSGSGYDIACAQNNFPVTYRLKDRIPEVNKVTFNPPFKENLFFVYLNKKQDSREGIASYKSVVKQKQKLIEEVSNITAELIKCQSLQNFETLINLHETLIADFLETPKVKDKFFPDYFGSVKSLGAWGGDFILATGNQTTPAYFKEKGYEVVISYDNMILS
- a CDS encoding hydroxymethylglutaryl-CoA reductase, degradative, giving the protein MKKPVEGFSKLTKEQKIEWLAENYFKNSEEGIKILKQYWNNDTGLQKLHDEFIENTISNFYLPFGVAPNFLINNDLYAIPMAIEESSVVAAASKSAKYWAGRGGFKAKVISTEKIGQVHFTYTGNKEKLERFFIYVKPILIDDSSSITRNMNKRGGGILNIELKDKTNDLDNYFQLHCTFETLDAMGANFINSCLEQFAKTFRREANNYNDFTSEEKDIHVVMSILSNYVPDCLVRAEVSCKVEELNEDKNISPTEFAEKFVQAINIANAEPYRAVTHNKGIMNGVDAVVLATGNDFRAVEAGVHAYAAKTGKYTSLTHAEIKDGIFRFRIQLPLALGTVGGITSLHPLVKLALEMLNNPSAKELMMITAVAGLAQNFAAIRSLITVGIQKGHMKMHLLNILNQLGATEQEKEYFVKYFKDKTVSHSEVVNEFNRIRA
- a CDS encoding peptide MFS transporter, with product MAEITKQKEILGHPAGLFVLFGTEMWERFSFYGMKALLLFYLTKYHLFSDDNGNLLVGSYAALVYALPVIGGFLADKYLGFRKAVIFGGILLVLGHLGMAFEGNAATLNADGSITRDNAALQIFYFSLALIIVGVGFLKANISSIVGELYTKEDKRRDSGFTIFYMGINLGSFLATLICGWLGEHYGWNYGFGAAGVGMTLGLITFIWGQKFLMGKAEPGNPAILKEKVLGFLNKENAIYLGGLVAVVLSWQMVQRHSVVELLLMVAGAASLLGIIWYMIKSDDKVERDRLIVLTILILFSVVFWALFEQAYTSMNLFADRAIDREWSSSFTIPAPWFLSLNALFIILFAPVFAWLWIKLDKRNANPNAAIKFSIGILLAGFGFGVLVLGGNLAEGGKVAMIWLVLAYLLHTWGELCLSPVGLSSVTKLSPGKIVGFMMGVWFLATAGSEYIAALLANIASVDTHAGEVTDAAEALAGYNELFYILFIMGMIFGGILLVASPFLKKLMHGIK
- a CDS encoding S9 family peptidase, encoding MNKFLFSCILFIGSFFLLSAQNQNFTLEEIWGGAFRTEGMDALHSMKNGKQYSVLNFDRNTRITSVDKYDYSTLEKVETVVSSTDLDEMKYFISYEFSPDEARLMLTAEMEQVYRHSSLGKYYVYDISTKNLVLVADKLIQEPTFSPDGSKIAYVFENNIYIKDIIDGATIQVTTDGEKNKIINGVTDWVYEEEFSFVRAFEWNKSGTHLAFIRFDETKVPEFSMDIYGESLYPMQYVFKYPKAGENNAVVSLHTYELASGKTIPVELDDAYYIPRIKWTADEDVLCAQVMNRHQNDLKLYFHDVKNSQTKLILHETDKAYIDITDNLTFLDDNSFIWTSEKDGYNHIYHYSKSGKLLNQVTKGKWEVTDYYGYDKKTGRIFYQSVENGSINKDIYSVKLNGKDKNKLSDREGTHEAIFSEDFSYYINTFSNAQTPYRYSLHTATTGEEVKEIVNNNKLLSQLKHYQISPKEFSTININGNDLNMWMIKPANFDPSKKYPLFMFQYSGPGSQQVANRWMGANDYWYQMLAQKGYIIACVDGRGTGYKGADFKKVTYKELGKYEVEDQIAAAKKLGEQPYIDEERIGIWGWSYGGYMSSNCILKGNDIFSMAIAVAPVTSWRFYDTIYTERYMQTPQENPGGYDDNSPLNYVDNLKGDYLIIHGTGDDNVHVQNTMRMVEALIQANKQFDWAVYPDKNHGIYGGKTRIQLYTKMTGFIDEHLGDKIEKEELKQVEIKG